One window from the genome of Cryptomeria japonica chromosome 6, Sugi_1.0, whole genome shotgun sequence encodes:
- the LOC131039748 gene encoding zinc finger CCCH domain-containing protein 56: MENKNQTDPEGVDESSEECTRNSIYFKTQPCFKFMQGRCRFSSCKFAHGIHELRNPSKMPMLGDADHEFHRARYNNNEGSRKDCSVNKGASNSNGCVSLQKQQQGFKRRRVCYQYEATGTCSFGDSCRYPHESPKIVQEGHKDFNAGSYVYPNQSVWKHQTPNGYSVPCPASTSALIDAAHMMDKSKTANAHATSIYKSTEDIDSGNNNVIQVSACQKSLARWKGPQKISRIYGDWIDE, from the exons ATGGAAAACAAGAACCAAACAGACCCGGAAGGTGTCGATGAAAGTTCAGAGGAATGCACGCGCAATAGTATTTACTTTAAAACCCAGCCGTGTTTCAAGTTCATGCAAGGGAGATGCCGCTTCAGTTCCTGCAAATTTGCCCACGGAATTCACGAGCTCAGAAACCCTTCAAAAATGCCCATGCTCGGAGACGCAGATCATGAATTTCACAGAGCCCGATATAATAATAACGAAGGCAGCAGAAAGGATTGTTCTGTCAATAAAGGGGCCTCAAACAGTAATGGGTGTGTTTCTTTACAGAAACAGCAGCAAGGTTTTAAGCGGCGCCGCGTCTGTTATCAGTATGAGGCCACAGGGACTTGTTCTTTCGGGGATAGTTGCCGTTACCCTCATG AATCTCCGAAAATCGTGCAAGAAGGTCATAAGGATTTCAATGCCGGTTCATATGTGTACCCCAACCAATCTGTTTGGAAACACCAAACCCCTAATGGGTATTCTGTCCCATGCCCTGCTTCAACCAGTGCTTTAATTGACGCCGCCCATATGATGGACAAGAGCAAGACTGCTAATGCCCATGCGACATCAATTTACAAGTCCACAGAAGATATCGATAGCGGCAATAATAACGTAATTCAGGTATCTGCATGTCAGAAGAGCTTGGCCAGGTGGAAGGGCCCCCAGAAAATCAGCAGAATCTATGGTGATTGGATTGATGAATAA